Proteins found in one Melospiza melodia melodia isolate bMelMel2 chromosome 13, bMelMel2.pri, whole genome shotgun sequence genomic segment:
- the CCNE1 gene encoding G1/S-specific cyclin-E1 isoform X1: protein MRRESDCADDKGPAKGDARAEYAMRARKRKADVATFLQDPDEEIAKMEMTRKKPCAKQKSWTNIHEHAHMLIPTPDKDDDPVRVDYSRFIHLSVVPTRATPLPALGWANKDDVWKNMINKEETYVRDKFYMQRHPQLQPKMRTILLDWLMEVCEAYKLHRETFYLAQDFFDRFMATQQDVVKTLLQLIGVTSLFIAAKLEEIYPPKLHQFAYVTDGACTEDEIISMELIIMKALNWNLNPLTVVSWLNIYLQVAYLNDLYEVMLPQYPQQIFVQITELLDLCVLDIGCLEYTYGILAASALYHFSSSELMQKVSGYEFCEIEDCVKWMVPFAMALREVGSSKLKHFSGIAPEDLHNIQTHINSFDLLDRAQAKQAMLAEQNRTSPFPTGVLTPPQSSKKLSSGLQSI, encoded by the exons ATGCGCCGGGAGAG CGACTGCGCGGACGACAAGGGTCCTGCCAAGGGGGACGCCCGTGCCGAGTACGCCATGCGAGCCCGCAAGAGGAAAGCTGATGTGGCCACG TTCTTACAGGATCCTGATGAAGAAATTGCCAAAATGGAGATGACGAGAAAAAAGCCGTGCGCAAAACAG AAGTCCTGGACTAACATCCACGAGCACGCCCACATGCTGATTCCCACTCCGGACAAAGACGACGATCCCGTCCGTGTCGATTACTCGCGCTTTATCCACCTGAGCGTTGTTCCCACCAGAGCTACCCCACTGCCAGCTCTAGG CTGGGCAAACAAGGATGATGTATGGAAAAACATGATAAACAAAGAAGAGACCTACGTGAGAGACAAATTCTACATGCAAAGGCACCCCCAGCTGCAGCCCAAGATGAGAACCATCCTTCTAGACTGGCTAATGGAG GTTTGTGAAGCCTACAAACTTCATAGAGAAACTTTTTATTTAGCACAAGATTTCTTTGATCGTTTTATggccacacaacaggatgttgtAAAAACACTATTGCAGCTTATTGGTGTCACTTCTCTGTTCATAGCAGCAAAGCTTGAG GAGATTTATCCACCAAAGTTGCACCAGTTTGCCTATGTTACAGATGGAGCCTGTACAGAAGATGAAATCATCAGTATGGAATTGATCATTATGAAG GCTCTTAATTGGAACTTAAATCCACTGACAGTTGTATCGTGGCTAAACATTTACCTGCAAGTTGCATATTTAAATGATCTTTATGAAGTAATGCTGCCACAATATCCACAGCAGATATTTGTACAAATAACAGAG CTTTTGGATCTCTGTGTGCTGGATATTGGCTGCTTGGAATATACCTATGGAATACTTGCAGCTTCTGCTTTGTATCACTTCTCCTCATCTGAGCTGATGCAGAAAGTTTCAG GTTATGAGTTCTGTGAGATAGAGGACTGTGTGAAATGGATGGTCCCGTTTGCCATGGCTCTGAGGGAAGTAGGAAGCTCCAAACTCAAACACTTTAGCGGGATAGCTCCTGAAGATTTGCACAATATACAGACACACATCAACAGCTTTGATTTGCTG GACAGAGCTCAAGCAAAACAAGCCATGTTGGCTGAGCAAAATAGGACTTCACCTTTCCCCACTGGTGTCCTTACACCACCACAAAGTAGTAAGAAACTGTCTTCTGGACTGCAATCAATCTGA
- the CCNE1 gene encoding G1/S-specific cyclin-E1 isoform X2 — protein MRARKRKADVATFLQDPDEEIAKMEMTRKKPCAKQKSWTNIHEHAHMLIPTPDKDDDPVRVDYSRFIHLSVVPTRATPLPALGWANKDDVWKNMINKEETYVRDKFYMQRHPQLQPKMRTILLDWLMEVCEAYKLHRETFYLAQDFFDRFMATQQDVVKTLLQLIGVTSLFIAAKLEEIYPPKLHQFAYVTDGACTEDEIISMELIIMKALNWNLNPLTVVSWLNIYLQVAYLNDLYEVMLPQYPQQIFVQITELLDLCVLDIGCLEYTYGILAASALYHFSSSELMQKVSGYEFCEIEDCVKWMVPFAMALREVGSSKLKHFSGIAPEDLHNIQTHINSFDLLDRAQAKQAMLAEQNRTSPFPTGVLTPPQSSKKLSSGLQSI, from the exons ATGCGAGCCCGCAAGAGGAAAGCTGATGTGGCCACG TTCTTACAGGATCCTGATGAAGAAATTGCCAAAATGGAGATGACGAGAAAAAAGCCGTGCGCAAAACAG AAGTCCTGGACTAACATCCACGAGCACGCCCACATGCTGATTCCCACTCCGGACAAAGACGACGATCCCGTCCGTGTCGATTACTCGCGCTTTATCCACCTGAGCGTTGTTCCCACCAGAGCTACCCCACTGCCAGCTCTAGG CTGGGCAAACAAGGATGATGTATGGAAAAACATGATAAACAAAGAAGAGACCTACGTGAGAGACAAATTCTACATGCAAAGGCACCCCCAGCTGCAGCCCAAGATGAGAACCATCCTTCTAGACTGGCTAATGGAG GTTTGTGAAGCCTACAAACTTCATAGAGAAACTTTTTATTTAGCACAAGATTTCTTTGATCGTTTTATggccacacaacaggatgttgtAAAAACACTATTGCAGCTTATTGGTGTCACTTCTCTGTTCATAGCAGCAAAGCTTGAG GAGATTTATCCACCAAAGTTGCACCAGTTTGCCTATGTTACAGATGGAGCCTGTACAGAAGATGAAATCATCAGTATGGAATTGATCATTATGAAG GCTCTTAATTGGAACTTAAATCCACTGACAGTTGTATCGTGGCTAAACATTTACCTGCAAGTTGCATATTTAAATGATCTTTATGAAGTAATGCTGCCACAATATCCACAGCAGATATTTGTACAAATAACAGAG CTTTTGGATCTCTGTGTGCTGGATATTGGCTGCTTGGAATATACCTATGGAATACTTGCAGCTTCTGCTTTGTATCACTTCTCCTCATCTGAGCTGATGCAGAAAGTTTCAG GTTATGAGTTCTGTGAGATAGAGGACTGTGTGAAATGGATGGTCCCGTTTGCCATGGCTCTGAGGGAAGTAGGAAGCTCCAAACTCAAACACTTTAGCGGGATAGCTCCTGAAGATTTGCACAATATACAGACACACATCAACAGCTTTGATTTGCTG GACAGAGCTCAAGCAAAACAAGCCATGTTGGCTGAGCAAAATAGGACTTCACCTTTCCCCACTGGTGTCCTTACACCACCACAAAGTAGTAAGAAACTGTCTTCTGGACTGCAATCAATCTGA